A genomic region of Alkalispirillum mobile contains the following coding sequences:
- a CDS encoding AI-2E family transporter gives MRLIRDWFSRTFNDPQVVVLGVVLLLGFGVVLFMGNMLAPVLASLVLAYLLEGFVRYLERWRVPRLAAVTVVFLAFTAFLFALFLILFPVLYRQLVQLVEQLPAILAQGQSVLLQLPEHYPQLFSEAQMREIINGLRRELVDWAQRIVTSFSFQSVVVVITLLVYMVLVPFMVFFFLKDKRLMLQWLSDHLPRERGLASEVWREVDLQIGNYVRGKFVEILIVWAVTFITFSLFGLQFAMLLAVMVGLSVIVPYVGAAVVTLPVAIIAYFQWGLSPEFAWLMVAYFVIQALDGNVLVPLLFSEAVNLHPVAIIVAILVFGGLWGFWGVFFAIPLATLIQAVIKAWPRTAQTAVDRA, from the coding sequence ATGCGACTGATCAGAGACTGGTTTTCCCGGACTTTTAACGACCCCCAGGTGGTGGTGCTGGGGGTGGTGCTGCTGTTGGGCTTCGGTGTGGTGCTCTTCATGGGCAACATGCTGGCGCCGGTGTTGGCGAGCCTGGTGCTGGCCTACCTGCTGGAGGGGTTTGTCCGCTACCTGGAGCGGTGGCGGGTGCCGCGCCTGGCTGCGGTTACGGTGGTGTTCCTGGCCTTCACCGCCTTCCTGTTTGCGCTCTTCCTGATCCTCTTTCCGGTGCTCTATCGCCAGCTGGTGCAGCTGGTGGAGCAGCTGCCCGCCATCCTCGCCCAGGGGCAGTCGGTGCTGCTGCAGTTGCCGGAGCACTACCCGCAACTGTTCAGTGAGGCGCAGATGCGCGAGATCATCAACGGGCTGCGCCGGGAGTTGGTGGACTGGGCACAACGCATTGTCACGTCATTCTCTTTTCAGTCCGTGGTGGTGGTGATCACACTGCTGGTCTACATGGTGCTGGTGCCGTTCATGGTGTTCTTCTTTTTGAAGGACAAGCGGCTGATGCTGCAGTGGCTGAGTGACCACTTGCCCCGGGAGCGGGGACTGGCCTCGGAGGTGTGGCGCGAGGTGGATCTGCAGATCGGCAACTATGTGCGCGGCAAGTTCGTCGAGATCCTCATCGTCTGGGCAGTGACCTTCATTACGTTCTCGTTGTTCGGCCTGCAGTTCGCGATGCTGCTGGCGGTCATGGTCGGGCTATCGGTGATCGTGCCCTACGTGGGGGCGGCGGTGGTGACCTTGCCGGTGGCGATCATTGCCTATTTTCAGTGGGGGCTGAGCCCGGAGTTCGCCTGGCTGATGGTGGCCTATTTCGTCATCCAGGCGCTGGACGGGAACGTGCTGGTGCCGCTGCTCTTCTCTGAAGCGGTCAACCTGCACCCGGTGGCAATCATCGTCGCCATCCTGGTCTTCGGCGGCCTCTGGGGCTTCTGGGGGGTGTTCTTCGCCATCCCGCTGGCCACGCTGATCCAGGCGGTGATCAAGGCCTGGCCCCGCACCGCCCAGACGGCGGTGGACAGGGCCTGA
- a CDS encoding PhoH family protein, producing MINPACAPERLYVLDTSVLIHDPTALFRFQEHGVCLPMAVLTELDAAKQGHSDIARSARQASRFLDGLLSDTDRAALTAGVPLAGADPGATGRLWFHHADDRPGDTGILASADQLSRELRHTRVTLVSKDVNLRVRALASGLRAEDYRSDRVTEDLDLLHSGIATIPDAQWEEARETLLESGHEGWRIPLPPETGWFPGQCLHHDASGFEGVVRHTEPGACWAEPTQDYRNGVGPWGIQARNQEQNFALNLLMDPEMDFVSLLGPAGTGKTLLTLAAGLEQTLEQNRFAEIIMTRATIAIGEDIGYLPGSEEEKMTPWMGALADNLEVLGQPESGGEWGRAATADLIHSRIKLRSLSFMRGRTFVRRLLILDEAQNLTSKQMKALITRAGPGTKVVCMGNLGQIDTPYLTESSSGLSWAVQRLRNWPHSGHITLQRGERSRLADFANEAL from the coding sequence ATGATCAACCCGGCCTGCGCACCGGAGCGGCTTTACGTGCTGGACACTTCGGTGCTGATCCACGACCCCACGGCCCTGTTCCGCTTCCAGGAGCACGGGGTCTGCCTGCCCATGGCGGTGCTCACGGAGCTGGATGCGGCCAAGCAGGGGCATTCGGATATCGCCCGCAGCGCCCGCCAGGCGTCGCGGTTCCTGGACGGGCTGCTGAGCGACACCGATCGCGCAGCGCTCACCGCCGGCGTCCCGCTGGCCGGTGCCGACCCGGGCGCCACCGGCCGGCTCTGGTTCCATCACGCCGACGACCGCCCCGGGGACACCGGCATCCTGGCCAGCGCTGACCAGCTCAGCCGGGAGTTGCGCCACACCCGTGTCACCCTGGTCAGCAAGGACGTGAACCTGCGGGTCCGTGCCCTGGCCAGCGGCCTGCGGGCGGAGGACTATCGCAGCGACCGAGTCACCGAGGACCTGGACCTGCTCCACAGCGGCATTGCCACCATCCCCGATGCACAGTGGGAGGAGGCCCGCGAGACCCTGCTGGAGAGCGGCCACGAGGGCTGGCGCATCCCCCTGCCCCCGGAAACCGGCTGGTTCCCCGGGCAGTGCCTGCACCACGACGCAAGCGGCTTCGAGGGGGTGGTACGCCACACCGAGCCTGGCGCCTGCTGGGCAGAGCCCACGCAGGACTACCGCAACGGGGTCGGCCCCTGGGGCATCCAGGCCCGCAACCAGGAGCAGAACTTCGCCCTCAACCTGCTGATGGACCCGGAAATGGACTTCGTCAGCCTGCTCGGCCCTGCGGGCACCGGCAAAACGCTGCTCACCCTGGCTGCCGGCCTGGAACAGACCCTGGAGCAGAACCGCTTCGCGGAGATCATCATGACCCGGGCGACCATCGCCATCGGCGAGGATATCGGCTACCTGCCCGGCTCGGAGGAGGAGAAGATGACCCCCTGGATGGGCGCGCTGGCGGACAACCTGGAAGTGCTCGGCCAGCCGGAGAGCGGCGGAGAGTGGGGACGGGCGGCCACGGCGGACCTGATCCACTCGCGCATCAAGCTGCGCTCGCTGAGCTTCATGCGCGGCCGGACCTTCGTGCGCCGGCTGCTGATTCTCGACGAGGCACAGAACCTGACCTCCAAGCAGATGAAGGCCCTGATCACCCGCGCCGGCCCCGGCACCAAGGTGGTCTGCATGGGCAACCTGGGCCAGATCGACACCCCCTACCTCACCGAGTCCAGTTCCGGGCTCAGCTGGGCGGTACAACGCCTGCGCAACTGGCCCCACAGTGGCCACATCACGCTGCAGCGGGGTGAGCGCTCGCGCCTGGCGGACTTCGCCAACGAGGCGCTCTGA
- a CDS encoding peroxiredoxin has protein sequence MSELQIDQPVPDFQTAATGGSDVSLSGLRGQWVVLFFYPRANTPGCTLEGQDFRDLHNEFHQQGAVILGASRDKVRTQENFKAKHEFPYTLLADPEESLCEQFGVMKDKNMYGKKVRGIERSTFLIDPDGVLRKEWRKVQVKGHAQEVLETLKSLA, from the coding sequence ATGAGCGAACTCCAAATCGACCAGCCCGTCCCGGATTTCCAGACCGCGGCCACCGGCGGCAGCGATGTCAGCCTGTCCGGGCTGCGCGGCCAGTGGGTGGTGCTGTTCTTCTACCCCCGCGCCAACACCCCGGGCTGCACGCTGGAGGGGCAGGACTTCCGCGACCTGCACAACGAATTCCACCAGCAGGGGGCCGTCATCCTGGGCGCCTCCCGTGACAAGGTCCGCACCCAGGAAAACTTCAAGGCCAAGCACGAGTTCCCCTACACCCTGCTGGCCGACCCGGAGGAATCCCTCTGCGAGCAGTTCGGGGTGATGAAGGACAAAAACATGTACGGCAAGAAGGTGCGCGGCATCGAGCGAAGCACCTTTCTCATCGACCCCGACGGGGTCCTGCGCAAGGAGTGGCGCAAGGTCCAGGTCAAGGGGCACGCCCAGGAAGTGCTGGAGACCCTGAAATCACTGGCCTGA
- a CDS encoding glycine cleavage system protein R, giving the protein MPGHDNAIANLLVITALGQDRPGLVGDLTAAVGDTGCNILDSRMTTLGCEFGVMMLVSGRWDELARLEAGLAGVGRRLGLVLQSRRTESPEPTGQTLPYVAEVVSLDQPGIVSQLAGFFAQREISIRDLSTASYQAQHTGTRMATVQITVDVPASLHLATLRDEFMEFCDQLNLDAMIEPLKH; this is encoded by the coding sequence ATGCCCGGCCACGACAACGCCATCGCCAACCTGCTGGTCATCACTGCACTGGGGCAGGACCGCCCTGGACTGGTCGGCGACCTGACCGCGGCCGTGGGCGACACCGGCTGCAACATCCTCGACAGCCGCATGACCACGCTGGGCTGCGAGTTTGGCGTGATGATGCTGGTCTCCGGTCGCTGGGACGAGCTGGCGCGCCTGGAGGCGGGCCTGGCCGGCGTGGGCCGCCGCCTCGGGCTGGTCCTGCAGTCACGACGCACGGAGAGCCCGGAACCCACCGGGCAGACCCTGCCCTACGTGGCCGAGGTCGTCAGCCTTGACCAGCCGGGCATCGTCAGCCAGTTGGCCGGCTTCTTCGCCCAGCGGGAGATCAGCATCCGCGACCTCTCCACCGCCAGCTACCAGGCCCAGCACACCGGCACCCGCATGGCGACCGTGCAGATCACCGTGGACGTGCCCGCAAGCCTGCACCTGGCAACGCTGCGGGATGAATTCATGGAGTTCTGTGATCAGCTCAACCTGGATGCGATGATTGAACCCTTGAAACACTGA
- the dapA gene encoding 4-hydroxy-tetrahydrodipicolinate synthase, with translation MFHGSMVAMVTPMHPDGAVDEASLARLVDFHVEHGTDAIVAVGTTGESATLDYEEHCHVMRKVVDAARGRIPVIGGTGANSTWEAIKLTRCAMEGGCDATLLVVPYYNKPTQDGLYRHFAAIADAVAIPQILYNVPGRTACDLLPDTVDRLADISNIVGIKEASTIERVHELVERCADRLDVFSGEDGLSREAVLAGAKGVISVTANVAPQQMHDMVAAALRGDGEEASRIDAHLAALHSALFLESNPIPVKWAVSQMGLCGPSIRLPLTELSEQHHETVRQAMKLAGSL, from the coding sequence ATGTTCCATGGCAGCATGGTGGCGATGGTGACGCCCATGCACCCGGATGGGGCGGTCGATGAGGCGTCGCTGGCGCGTCTGGTGGATTTTCACGTGGAGCACGGCACCGATGCCATCGTCGCCGTCGGCACTACCGGTGAGTCCGCCACCCTGGACTATGAAGAGCACTGCCATGTCATGCGCAAGGTGGTGGATGCGGCCCGTGGTCGCATACCGGTTATCGGTGGCACCGGCGCGAACTCCACCTGGGAGGCCATCAAGCTGACCCGCTGCGCGATGGAGGGCGGCTGTGACGCCACGCTGCTGGTAGTGCCCTATTACAACAAGCCCACTCAGGATGGCTTGTACCGCCACTTCGCGGCCATCGCCGACGCCGTGGCCATCCCGCAGATCCTTTACAACGTGCCCGGGCGGACCGCCTGCGACCTGCTGCCCGATACGGTGGATCGCCTGGCCGACATATCCAATATCGTCGGCATCAAGGAGGCCTCGACCATCGAGCGTGTCCATGAGCTGGTCGAGCGCTGCGCGGACCGGCTCGACGTCTTCAGTGGCGAGGATGGACTGAGTCGCGAGGCCGTGTTGGCCGGCGCGAAGGGGGTGATATCGGTCACCGCCAACGTCGCCCCGCAACAGATGCACGACATGGTCGCCGCCGCCCTGCGGGGTGACGGGGAGGAGGCCAGTCGTATCGACGCGCACCTGGCGGCGCTGCACTCGGCCCTGTTCCTCGAGTCCAACCCGATCCCGGTGAAGTGGGCGGTGAGTCAGATGGGGCTGTGTGGCCCCAGCATCCGCTTGCCGTTGACGGAACTCTCCGAACAGCACCATGAAACCGTGCGCCAGGCCATGAAACTGGCCGGCTCGCTCTGA
- the bamC gene encoding outer membrane protein assembly factor BamC, which translates to MRLTKLMLAASAAALLLAACGRPELDPERLDYPERLKLPPDLTAQHSEAMSIPEGQRQVTGAEQLSRTLLPEAADNVRVQRVGGQRWLELQAAPDQVWEWLEEFLAAQEIPVAETSPPLGLVETEWLEGRVDAGRGVFTPIAVDEQDEGALAERYRFRLDRGDDGATELHVAHSAVVREDDSWRWRTSDSFAEAEMLRGMMVFLGLRQAEAAQQIGAVERTPRTRVEQDDDGQPVMLLEDAPATAWRRTGLALDQLGFSVDDRDRDAGAYLIRYDPFAEEGAPETGFLDRFAFWRDEVQEGPQPYRLQVEPRTGGSQMRVQTPEGEPADEELAERLLAVISEQMR; encoded by the coding sequence ATGCGACTGACTAAACTGATGCTGGCCGCGTCCGCCGCGGCCCTGTTGCTGGCCGCGTGCGGCCGGCCGGAACTGGACCCCGAACGGCTGGACTACCCTGAGCGCCTCAAGCTTCCGCCGGACCTCACCGCGCAACACTCGGAAGCGATGAGCATCCCCGAAGGGCAGCGCCAGGTGACCGGGGCCGAGCAGCTCTCCCGCACGCTGCTGCCCGAGGCTGCCGACAACGTTCGCGTGCAGCGCGTCGGCGGACAGCGCTGGCTGGAGCTGCAGGCGGCACCCGATCAGGTCTGGGAGTGGTTGGAGGAGTTCCTGGCCGCCCAGGAGATCCCCGTGGCCGAGACCTCGCCGCCGCTGGGCCTGGTGGAGACCGAATGGCTCGAGGGTCGCGTGGACGCCGGCCGCGGCGTGTTCACACCGATTGCCGTCGATGAGCAGGACGAGGGGGCGCTGGCCGAGCGTTACCGTTTCCGCCTGGACCGCGGTGACGATGGCGCGACCGAACTGCACGTTGCCCACAGTGCCGTGGTCCGCGAGGACGACAGCTGGCGGTGGCGCACCTCCGACAGCTTTGCCGAGGCCGAGATGCTGCGCGGCATGATGGTCTTCCTGGGGTTGCGCCAGGCCGAGGCCGCGCAGCAGATCGGGGCGGTGGAGCGCACCCCGCGGACCCGCGTGGAGCAGGACGACGACGGGCAGCCTGTCATGCTGCTTGAGGACGCCCCGGCAACCGCCTGGCGCCGCACCGGGCTGGCCCTGGACCAGTTGGGTTTCAGCGTGGACGACCGCGACCGGGACGCCGGCGCTTACCTGATCCGGTACGATCCCTTCGCGGAGGAGGGTGCGCCCGAGACCGGTTTCCTGGACCGCTTTGCCTTCTGGCGTGACGAGGTTCAGGAGGGGCCCCAGCCCTACCGGCTGCAGGTGGAGCCGCGTACCGGCGGCAGCCAGATGCGGGTCCAGACCCCTGAGGGCGAGCCCGCCGACGAGGAACTGGCTGAGCGCCTGCTGGCCGTGATCTCCGAACAGATGCGTTAA
- the purL gene encoding phosphoribosylformylglycinamidine synthase: MHVSRMQGRPALSDFRLQRLLEALQSVHGGVEAVAARFVHFAASREPLTGEQRALLERLLDYGPDLPEADLNGRELLVTPRPGTLSPWSSKATDILHHCGLDAVARVERGIRYTVVCSDTPDAATWRRLGAVLHDRMTEAVWLEGEPEQALFREDQPAPLARVDLVGGGRNALVQANKTLGLALADDEIDYLVEQYQGLGRNPTDVELMMFAQANSEHCRHKIFNADWTIDGERQARSLFAMIRNTHQQRPEGVLSAYADNAAVAEGYPAQRFFADPRSGVYGEHAEPAHLVMKVETHNHPTAIEPWSGAATGAGGEIRDEAATGVGARSKAGLVGFSVSDLRIPGHEQPWESDYGRPARIASALDIMLDGPIGAAAFNNEFGRPNLAGYFRTLEVQADGERRGYHKPIMIAGGMGNIRDAHVQKGDVPAGTPVVVLGGPAMLIGLGGGAASSVASGEGDEALDFASVQRANPEMQRRAQGVIDACWALGGDNPIVSIHDVGAGGLSNAVPEILDDSGRGGELELREVPNDEPGMSPMQIWCNESQERYVLAVAPDRLEAFRALCQRERCPVAVIGEATAEQRLRLDDRLLGEPAVDVPMELLFGKPPKMHRNVEHGDDAGRSDEFEKLDPRTAAERVLRLPAVAAKDFLITIGDRSVTGLVARDQMVGRWQTPVADVAVTLADYRGYTGEAMAMGERSPVALLDAPASGRMAVTEALTNLAAADIGDIRKVNLSANWMAAAGHPGEDARLYDTVRAVGMELCAQLGVAIPVGKDSLSMKTVWEQGGETRSVTSPLSLIVSAFAPVADARRTLTPALQTHGGDTVLLLVDLGRGRNRLGGSALAQVHGLLGENPPDLDEPELLSGFFNAVQRLLRDGHLLAYHDRSDGGLFATLAEMAFAARCGLDIRLDNLGSGVMGALFAEEPGAVLQVRRAELDAVLDRLGEAGLDAHSHNLGTLRDDDRFLFRFHDQAVIDAPRVDLQRAWAETSHRMQALRDNPACADEAFAALADSDDPGLNPALTFDPAEDVAAPYIASGARPRVAVLREQGVNGHTEMAAAFHAAGFEAVDVHMSDIIEGRAQLGDFAGLVACGGFSYGDVLGAGGGWARSIRYNDRARDQFEAFFNRGDTFGLGVCNGCQMLSQLKDLIPGAELWPRFVRNRSEQFEARLSQVEVVPSPSLFLDGMAGSRLPITVAHGEGRVAFGPESGPRKAASANLLALRYVDGRGQVATQYPANPNGSPEGITGLTTVDGRYTIMMPHPERVFRTVQHSWHPADWGEDGPWLRLFRNARRWIG, from the coding sequence ATGCACGTCTCGCGAATGCAGGGCCGTCCGGCCCTGTCCGACTTTCGTTTGCAGCGCCTCCTGGAGGCGCTGCAGTCCGTTCATGGCGGCGTGGAGGCTGTGGCCGCCCGCTTCGTCCATTTCGCGGCCAGCCGCGAACCCCTCACCGGCGAGCAGCGGGCGCTGCTGGAGCGGCTACTGGATTACGGCCCGGACCTGCCCGAAGCGGATCTCAACGGCCGCGAGCTGCTGGTCACGCCGCGCCCCGGCACGCTCTCCCCCTGGTCGAGCAAGGCCACCGACATCCTGCACCACTGTGGCCTGGACGCGGTGGCCCGGGTCGAACGCGGCATCCGTTACACCGTCGTCTGCAGCGATACGCCCGATGCGGCCACCTGGCGCCGGTTGGGCGCGGTGCTGCACGATCGCATGACCGAGGCGGTCTGGCTCGAGGGGGAGCCGGAGCAGGCCCTGTTCCGTGAGGACCAGCCGGCGCCGCTGGCGCGGGTGGACCTTGTGGGCGGTGGGCGCAACGCGCTGGTCCAGGCGAACAAAACGCTGGGCCTGGCCCTGGCCGATGACGAGATCGACTACCTGGTCGAGCAGTACCAGGGCCTGGGGCGCAACCCCACGGACGTGGAACTGATGATGTTCGCCCAGGCGAACTCCGAACACTGCCGGCACAAGATCTTCAACGCCGACTGGACCATCGACGGCGAGCGCCAGGCGCGCTCGCTGTTCGCCATGATCCGTAACACCCACCAGCAGCGCCCGGAGGGAGTGCTGTCCGCCTACGCCGACAACGCCGCGGTGGCGGAGGGCTACCCGGCGCAGCGCTTCTTCGCCGACCCGCGCAGCGGGGTCTACGGCGAGCACGCCGAGCCCGCCCACCTGGTGATGAAGGTGGAAACCCATAACCACCCCACCGCCATCGAGCCCTGGTCCGGCGCAGCCACCGGCGCCGGCGGCGAGATCCGCGACGAGGCGGCCACCGGCGTCGGCGCTCGCAGCAAGGCCGGACTGGTCGGCTTCTCGGTCTCCGATCTGCGCATCCCCGGTCACGAGCAGCCCTGGGAGTCCGATTACGGCCGTCCGGCCCGCATCGCCTCAGCGCTGGACATCATGCTGGACGGCCCCATCGGTGCGGCCGCCTTCAACAACGAGTTCGGCCGCCCGAACCTGGCTGGCTACTTCCGCACCCTGGAGGTGCAGGCGGACGGTGAGCGGCGCGGCTACCACAAGCCCATCATGATCGCCGGTGGCATGGGCAACATCCGCGATGCCCACGTGCAGAAGGGCGACGTGCCCGCCGGCACCCCGGTGGTGGTGCTCGGTGGTCCGGCCATGCTGATCGGCCTGGGCGGCGGCGCGGCCTCCTCCGTGGCCAGCGGCGAGGGCGACGAGGCCCTGGACTTTGCCTCGGTGCAGCGGGCCAACCCGGAGATGCAGCGCCGCGCCCAGGGCGTCATCGACGCCTGTTGGGCGCTGGGCGGTGACAACCCTATCGTCTCCATCCACGACGTGGGCGCCGGCGGTCTGTCCAACGCCGTGCCCGAGATCCTGGACGACTCCGGTCGCGGCGGCGAGCTGGAGCTGCGCGAGGTACCCAACGACGAGCCGGGCATGTCGCCGATGCAGATCTGGTGCAACGAGTCCCAGGAGCGCTACGTCCTGGCCGTGGCACCCGACCGACTGGAGGCATTCCGCGCCCTGTGCCAGCGGGAGCGCTGCCCGGTGGCCGTGATCGGCGAGGCGACGGCGGAACAGCGCCTGCGCCTGGACGACCGCCTGCTGGGCGAGCCGGCGGTGGACGTGCCCATGGAACTGCTCTTCGGCAAGCCGCCGAAGATGCACCGCAACGTCGAGCACGGTGACGACGCCGGCCGGTCCGACGAGTTCGAGAAGCTCGATCCGCGCACCGCCGCCGAGCGGGTGCTGCGCCTGCCCGCCGTGGCCGCCAAGGACTTCCTGATCACCATCGGCGACCGCTCGGTCACCGGCCTGGTGGCCCGCGACCAGATGGTGGGTCGCTGGCAGACCCCGGTGGCCGACGTGGCCGTCACCCTGGCCGACTACCGGGGCTACACCGGCGAGGCGATGGCCATGGGCGAGCGCAGCCCGGTGGCCCTGCTGGATGCCCCCGCCTCCGGTCGCATGGCGGTCACCGAGGCGCTGACTAATCTGGCCGCCGCCGACATCGGCGATATCCGCAAGGTCAACCTCTCCGCCAACTGGATGGCCGCCGCCGGTCACCCCGGGGAGGACGCCCGGCTCTACGATACCGTCCGTGCCGTGGGCATGGAGCTGTGCGCCCAACTGGGCGTGGCCATCCCCGTGGGCAAGGACTCCTTGTCCATGAAGACCGTCTGGGAGCAGGGCGGCGAGACCCGCAGCGTGACCTCGCCGTTGTCGCTGATCGTCTCCGCCTTCGCCCCGGTGGCCGATGCGCGCCGTACCCTCACCCCGGCGCTGCAGACCCACGGTGGCGACACCGTGCTGTTGCTGGTGGACCTTGGGCGCGGCCGCAATCGCCTGGGTGGCTCCGCACTGGCCCAGGTGCACGGGCTGCTGGGCGAGAACCCGCCCGACCTGGACGAGCCGGAACTGCTCAGCGGGTTTTTCAACGCCGTGCAGCGGTTGCTGCGCGACGGGCATCTGCTGGCCTACCACGACCGCTCCGACGGCGGCCTGTTCGCGACCCTGGCGGAGATGGCCTTCGCCGCCCGTTGCGGTCTGGACATCCGCCTGGACAACCTGGGTAGCGGTGTGATGGGTGCGCTCTTCGCCGAGGAGCCGGGTGCCGTGCTCCAGGTCCGGCGTGCCGAACTGGACGCCGTACTGGACCGGCTGGGCGAGGCGGGCCTCGACGCCCACAGCCACAACCTGGGCACTCTGCGCGACGACGACCGCTTCCTGTTCCGCTTCCACGATCAGGCGGTCATCGACGCCCCCCGGGTGGACCTGCAGCGGGCCTGGGCGGAGACCAGCCATCGCATGCAGGCCTTGCGCGACAACCCGGCCTGCGCCGACGAGGCCTTCGCGGCACTGGCCGACAGCGATGACCCCGGCCTGAACCCGGCGCTCACCTTCGACCCGGCCGAGGACGTGGCGGCCCCCTACATCGCCAGCGGCGCCCGGCCGCGGGTGGCGGTGCTGCGCGAGCAGGGGGTGAACGGCCACACGGAGATGGCCGCCGCCTTCCACGCCGCCGGCTTCGAGGCGGTGGACGTGCACATGAGCGACATCATCGAAGGCCGCGCGCAGCTGGGTGACTTCGCCGGGCTGGTGGCCTGCGGCGGCTTCAGCTACGGCGACGTGCTGGGGGCCGGCGGCGGTTGGGCCCGCTCCATCCGCTACAACGACCGGGCGCGGGATCAGTTCGAGGCCTTCTTCAACCGGGGTGACACCTTCGGCCTGGGGGTCTGCAATGGCTGCCAGATGCTCTCCCAGCTCAAGGACCTGATCCCGGGCGCGGAGCTCTGGCCCCGTTTCGTGCGCAACCGCTCCGAGCAGTTCGAGGCGCGGCTCTCGCAGGTGGAGGTGGTGCCCTCGCCGTCGCTCTTCCTGGACGGGATGGCCGGCTCGCGGCTGCCGATCACCGTGGCCCACGGCGAGGGTCGGGTGGCGTTCGGCCCCGAGAGCGGCCCGCGCAAGGCGGCCTCGGCCAACCTGCTCGCGTTGCGCTATGTTGATGGGCGCGGCCAGGTGGCCACGCAGTATCCGGCCAACCCCAACGGCTCGCCGGAGGGCATCACCGGCCTGACCACTGTGGACGGGCGCTACACCATCATGATGCCCCATCCGGAGCGGGTCTTCCGCACGGTGCAGCACAGCTGGCACCCGGCGGACTGGGGCGAGGACGGCCCCTGGCTCCGGTTGTTCCGTAATGCCCGTCGCTGGATCGGCTGA
- the galU gene encoding UTP--glucose-1-phosphate uridylyltransferase GalU — translation MTDHRIKKAVFPVAGLGTRFLPATKASPKEMLPIVDRPLIQYAVDEAVAAGAETLIFITGRTKRAIEDHFDKAYELEAELEQKQKHEMLELVRSTVPDGVHCIYIRQGEALGLGHAVYCARAVIGDEPFSVLLADDLIDGNGQAVLCQMAEQYAEHHNSVLGVERVPREETHKYGVVSAEPVTDDLFAVNSIVEKPAPEEAPSNLAVVGRYILTPGIFDELAQTAPDAKGEIQLTDAIASLLQKERVLVHEFSGRRYDCGSKLGYLEAMLDYGLKHPELGPAFRDYVKSRFG, via the coding sequence ATGACCGACCACCGCATCAAAAAGGCCGTATTCCCCGTCGCAGGGCTGGGCACGCGCTTCCTGCCCGCCACCAAGGCGAGCCCCAAGGAGATGCTGCCCATCGTCGACCGGCCGCTGATCCAGTACGCCGTGGACGAGGCGGTGGCGGCCGGGGCCGAGACCCTGATCTTCATCACCGGCCGGACCAAGCGCGCCATCGAGGACCACTTCGACAAGGCCTACGAACTGGAGGCCGAGCTCGAGCAGAAGCAGAAGCATGAGATGCTGGAGCTGGTCCGCTCCACCGTGCCCGATGGGGTGCACTGCATATACATCCGGCAGGGCGAGGCGTTGGGCCTGGGGCATGCGGTGTACTGCGCTCGCGCCGTCATCGGCGACGAACCCTTCTCGGTGCTGCTGGCCGATGACCTGATCGACGGCAACGGCCAGGCGGTGCTCTGCCAGATGGCCGAGCAGTACGCCGAGCACCACAACAGCGTACTGGGCGTGGAGCGGGTGCCCCGCGAGGAGACCCACAAGTACGGCGTGGTCAGCGCCGAGCCCGTTACCGATGACCTGTTCGCCGTGAACAGCATTGTCGAGAAGCCGGCCCCGGAAGAGGCCCCCTCCAATCTGGCCGTGGTCGGGCGCTATATCCTTACCCCGGGCATCTTCGATGAACTGGCGCAGACCGCGCCCGACGCCAAGGGCGAGATCCAGCTCACCGACGCCATCGCCAGTCTGCTCCAGAAGGAGCGGGTGCTGGTGCACGAGTTTTCCGGACGCCGCTATGACTGCGGCAGCAAGCTGGGTTACCTTGAGGCGATGCTGGACTACGGCCTCAAGCACCCGGAGCTGGGCCCGGCCTTCCGCGACTACGTCAAGAGCCGCTTCGGCTGA